One segment of Poecile atricapillus isolate bPoeAtr1 chromosome 5, bPoeAtr1.hap1, whole genome shotgun sequence DNA contains the following:
- the POFUT2 gene encoding GDP-fucose protein O-fucosyltransferase 2, with product MAAQGLGGRCSPALPLLLLGLAALALPPSPAAASEPSPAALFAGHAASSLPAAAAAPSTRYLLYDVNPPEGFNLRRDVYVRIASLLKTLRKSENWVLVMPPWGRLYHWQSPDILQVRIPWSEFFDIPSLNRNIPVIEYEQFLAESGGPFIEQIYVLQGYAEGWKEGTWEEKIDERPCIDQLMYSRDKHGYYRGWFWGYEETRGLNASCLSVQGSASIVAPILLKNTSAQSVMLDRAENLLHDHYGGKDYWNTRRSMVFAKHLRMVGDEFRKKYLQSTDEADRTQYKEDWTQMKVKTGTALGGPYVGVHLRRRDFIWGHREDVPSLQGAVKKIHNLLERLKLQKVFVATDAVEEEIELLKKLLPEMVRFEASLEELELYKDGGLAVIDQWICAHARYFIGTSVSTFSFRIHEEREILGFDPKTTYNRFCGETEKNCEQPTHWKIVY from the exons ATGGCGGCGCAGGGGCTCGGCGGTCGCTGCTCCCcggcgctgccgctgctgctgctcggtCTGGCCGCGCTCGCTCTCCCGCCAtcgcccgccgccgcctccgaGCCGTCGCCCGCTGCCCTCTTCGCTGGCCACGCCGCCTCCTcgctgcccgccgccgccgccgccccgagCACCAG ATATCTTTTGTATGATGTAAACCCCCCTGAAGGGTTCAACCTTCGCAGAGATGTCTATGTTCGCATTGCTTCCCTTCTAAAGACCCTGCGGAAAAGCGAAAACTGGGTGTTGGTTATGCCTCCCTGGGGCCGTCTTTATCACTGGCAGAGCCCTGACATCCTCCAGGTCCGGATCCCTTGGTCTGAATTCTTTGATATCCCAAGCCTCAACAGGAACATTCCTGTCATTGAATATGAGCAATTCCTTGCAG AGTCAGGTGGGCCCTTTATTGAACAGATTTATGTGCTCCAAGGCTATGCAGAAGGATGGAAAGAAGGAacatgggaagaaaaaatagatGAAAGGCCATGCATTGATCAGCTGATGTACTCCAGAGACAAACATGGCTACTACAG GGGCTGGTTCTGGGGTTATGAGGAAACACGAGGCCTAAACGCCTCTTGCTTGTCTGTCCAAGGATCTGCCTCTATTGTGGCTCCTATCCTTCTGAAGAACACTTCAGCACA GTCAGTGATGTTAGACAGAGCTGAAAACCTTCTTCATGACCACTACGGAGGGAAAGATTATTGGAAT ACCCGTCGGAGCATGGTGTTTGCTAAACACCTCCGCATGGTAGGAGATGAGTTTAGGAAGAAATACCTTCAATCCACCGACGAGGCAGACAGGACTCAGTACAAGGAGGACTGGACACAGATGAAG GTTAAGACGGGCACAGCTCTAGGTGGCCCGTACGTTGGGGTTCACCTCAGAAGGAGAGACTTCATTTGGGGTCACAGAGAAGACGTGCCTTCCCTGCAAGGAGCAGTAAAGAAAATCCACAACCTCTTGGAGAGGCTTAAACTTCAAAAAGTTTTTGTAGCCACTGATGCTGTTGAAGAAG AGATTGAACTGCTCAAGAAACTGCTGCCTGAGATGGTGAGGTTTGAAGCCtctctggaggagctggaactCTATAAGGATGGGGGCTTGGCTGTGATTGACCAGTGGATTTGTGCACATGCAAG gtATTTTATAGGCACCTCCGTTTCAACATTTTCCTTTCGAATCCACGAGGAACGGGAGATCTTGGGATTTGATCCAAAAACAACTTACAACCGATTCTGtggtgaaacagagaaaaactgTGAGCAGCCTACTCACTGGAAAATTGTATATTAA
- the YBEY gene encoding endoribonuclease YbeY, whose product MSVALRNAQRAVPVRRALLRRAVCALRAALGASRFDVGLVCAGNALMQRLNAAYRHCPEPTDVLSFPFHQVAAGELPQPRCREEYDLGDIFLGVEYIHQQCRETGEDFDDVLTVTAAHGLCHLLGYRHNTKPEWEQMYQKEAQILEELNRLTGSRLRPLTAGLY is encoded by the exons ATGAGCGTGGCTCTGCGGAACGCGCAGCGCGCCGTGCCCGTGCGCCGGGCCCTGCTCCGCCGCGCCGTCTGCGCCCTGCGCGCCGCTCTGGGCGCCTCCCGCTTTGACGTGGGGCTGGTCTGCGCTGGCAACGCGTTGATGCAGCGCCTGAACGCCGCCTACCGACACTGCCCGGAGCCCACCGACGTCCTCTCTTTCCCATTCCACCAAGTGGCGGCGGGGGAGCTGCCGCAGCCGCGCTGCCGCGAGGAGTACGACCTGGGGGACATATTCCTAGGGGTGGAATACATCCACCAGCAGTGCCGCGAAACCGGGGAGGATTTTGACGATGTCCTGACG GTGACGGCAGCCCACGGATTGTGCCACTTGCTCGGCTACCGGCACAATACGAAACCCGAGTGGGAGCAG ATGTACCAGAAGGAAGCGCAAATCCTGGAGGAGCTGAACCGCCTCACAGGCTCCCGGCTGCGGCCCCTTACCGCCGGCCTCTACTGA